One Helicoverpa zea isolate HzStark_Cry1AcR chromosome 30, ilHelZeax1.1, whole genome shotgun sequence genomic window, GTGTTAATTGTGATCTTAATAATGAACCGCTgcttttgtagttttttaagTACGTTGATCCTCGGGTTGGACTTTTACTGATATCTTTGACCACTTTTGCAGCCTGTAGATAACCACATTCTCGGAGCTTCATTTGACTCGCATATAAGAGTTGTTGAGAGTCACCCTCATCTTTAAGGCTCTCAACTCTTCGCCTTTTACTGCGATCACATAAATCACTAAATGCTTTCGATGGACGACCTGAATTTCTACTTGATCCCGTAGGTATTTCTACAGTACCTTGAAGCCAACTgtgattttttttcaagaaaacctTTTCTGTCCTACTCGCAGCAACCCATCTGGTCTTCATTTCTGACTTAATGGCAGAAAATTTGTGCAGAAACTGTTGTTTTTGTTCCTCGGGGAAAGTCGGCTTACTTACAATATCTTTCTCCACAGAGTCCAACTTCTTTACAAATTCTCTTTCTGTACCTTTTTTcatcaatttaaataagtattccCGCGTAATAACATTGTTTCCAGAACTACCTGCTACAGAAAAACTCCTGTATTGTCAAGTTTTCAATATCAAGTGAATAATAtaagtttgttttgtaaaaatagtattaacaaaataatacgaaaaaaatatgataggcAGATTTAGGCACCTAAATTTCTATGTTTTCAATAGTAGAATAGTTAgtcttgttataaaaaaaacaaaaattgcccTGAAACGTCCTGAGACATAACAAAAACACTATTATGTATATGTTTGTTGTAAAATCTTACTACGTTTTTATGCAGTCTAAAGAATTGTTCATATCTATAAGCTAACTAATACtacatcaaaacaaataaaataaaacgaataatgAATACCTGCTTCATTATTATCCATCATGAATATCACTTCACAAGACTTTGTTTAGTTAATAACAACCAAAATTGCGCGATAAAAAATCGTTAACTCAATGATTGTTATGTGACCGTTTGCAACCGTTCAATTGATAGGCGAAATAATgatacacaacatttttttaagtttttaatgtgGGTAGTTTTAGGTTCTTAATTTATCTAGGTACCCTCAAGTACATCCAATTTGCGAAGATACTGTACTTTGATCTTGTCGAATATTGTCCGCTTTTTTTAGTCAAATACCCCTATGTGCGGTCCTCTGAAATTATTGTTACATTagcatatttttatcaaatatgaCCAACAGTTCCTGACTTTACTGCGTACaatacatatcgggtgtgtcgttcacaatcacaataaatgaaatacgttaatatactggtaaaTATATGTCGATTTACATAGAGAAAAATACGTAAagataaaaaatgattttttcaaacaaagtaaatataataaaaatgtgcgaaaattggAACatcatataaaagtcagtcattacaaacaactgaaattctctcttgaaaactgacagctgtcaactgatcaaaacattcgatactcctaacattatctctgctttacacaatgatgttgtaaattatgaaaacgaaaaatgactcctgtgtttaatccactgaatggattaggttatttttttttttacaattcgccatagaatatcataaagtatatctatgcgataggatttaatgtgattgtgaatgaCACACCCGACAtaatattaacacaaataacaacTCACAAGAGATGCGTCCTTAACGATGTTCTATCCCGGAACGTCTTCCCGCAAAGCTCGCAGCGCTGTCGCTCCGCATGACTCTTCATGTGACTGCGCAACTTTGCCAAACTACTGCATATATACAATAAATAGTGTTGATAAAATACTGTCCGACCCTTAAGGGGGGTTAAGGTTACATAATTACAAAGCCGAATGATGTCCTCCCAGCCGATTATCAGCTaaggctgttctcatataaggagatcagccagctgcgcaggacatattatagtgcacgagcatttgcttggacacaggtgcactcactattccttcactctcacagcgcgatgggacggcaatccgacaccaccggagagagatcacaagcacgaccgacattaacgtgcgaCACGATGCACAGAACTATGAAACAGACAATTATGATAGACtctcaaggggtattgggtaactgggttgaagaggtccgataggcagtcgctccttgtggcacactggtactcagctgcatctggtaagaccggaagccgaccccaacatagttgtgaaaaggctcgggagatgatgatgatgatgactttcttATGGTTAAGCAACACTTGGTGCGGTCAGTCCAGGAATGGGGACCATCTTGTTCCGAAAAGCATGTTAAATTGGcgggtcctggctgtcattttaGAAAGTCTCACTGGCAGGtggtgaggaggtcagataggcagtcgtgctgcggtgtctttttttttaacgacgtcaaaaatcatcaaatgacccctcccgctgtgggttagcagcggtgagcgagtgtcagactcttactgactaaaaaccgtcgtgttccgtcgtaggccttttatgtaccagggccgcggtaactcgcgcgaacaacccgcagccccggcaggccttggccctgctgacATCTCTACTGCGGTGTGTCTGCGGCTGCAGCGGTGCAGTCAGTATGCAGTACACTTACACATAACATACTAACGCATCAGTATGTCCGCATAGGCGGCACGTGTGTTGTGGAGGCGGCGCGGTGTGTCGGCGACTGCAGTGGTCGGCCGCCACTCCCGCGCGGGACATCGTGTGCCCGCATACTGTGCAGCGCCATCTGTAGAGGAAATATCGGTACTGcattaacataataataaaataatggcgtccacggccgatttcggccacggcggctgttctcaattaaggagatcagccagctgcgcaggacatatcatagtgcacgagcatttgcgcaaacacaggtgtactcactattccttcactctcatagcccgatggaacggcaatcctacacgaccggaaagagccACAGaaaccgacatttacgtgttcTCCGTCGCacgcacgggtgaatcaatcaccaacttccggactacgggctgctttgtgaaagtccaagaaaacctacaaagcgatttcggcccgacccgggaatcgaaccccagacctcgagcacagcagccgcatTATTAGAAGTTAAGCAGCAGATCGAAGGTAAAAGACCAACCCCAACAAAACAAGGACAAGGCTGGGCGAACAATTGATGAAATATATCGGAATAACGGTCAAATAAATAACGCCTTAAAGCTTGAGAGAGAGTACTACAAAGTCACCATCACAATGATCATCATCATATCGTCTACATAgaacaatacaaaataatttaagtaacagttatttattacactttttaATTACCCTGCAAACTATAAtcctatttatattaatttatatgtgtATTTAAGAAATGCACCTactgttaaaaataacactacCCTCAAAAAACAACAACCAAAATACAAACATTCTCTCTATGGGAATCTGACGAAATCTACAAGTTATGTCAACAGATAACTTGAATGGGAAAATAATTAGAGTGATAATGTTGATGATgacctcctagccgattatcggctacggcggctgttctcatgtaaggagatcagccaactgcgcaggacatattatagtgcaggcacatttgcttggacacaggtgcactcactatttcttcactctcatagcgcgatgggacgacaatccgacaccaccgacAAATGGATGACAAATGACAAACTTGAATGGGAAAATAAAGTCAGTTTTTCAGTATTGAAGAATAGTTAcctgagtcgtggtggcctagtgggcaaagaacctctcgagtatgagggcgcgggtttgatttcagttcaggcaagtaccaatgcaacttttctaagtttgtaagtactttctaagtttatcttagacaccaatgactgtgtttcggatggcacgttaaactgtaggtcccagctgtcattgaacatccttggcagtcgttacgggtagtcagaagtcaataagtctgacaccagtctgaccaaggggtattgggttgcccgggtaactgggttgaagaggtcagatagggcagtcgctccttgtaaagcaccggtactcagctacatccggttagactggaagccgaccccaacatggttggtaaaaaggctcggaggaggactTACCTAAGTCGATGTCTTCGCTTATGTGCACTGAGCGCATGCGCGTGCTTGCAGCGAACATGACACACGTTACACTCCAGTGGGCCCGCGCTCTGGAATATAGCCACGGGGACGTTAGCCATGAGCCACTCAAATGATGTGCTTACTAAACCCGAAGTATATGACCAAGTTCATCATCAAACCCACAGAAAAGactattatttatgaaatattaaatttatcaaaatcggccaagtgcgagtcggactcgcgcacgaagggacTCACCGTACGACCTCCGAAGactccgtaccattatttacaaaacagacaaaaaaaacacgtttgctgtatgggagccccctgaaattatttattaaattctagttttcagttgttgttatagcggcaacaaaaatgcATTAtccgtgaaaatttcagctctctaacaatcacggttcatgagatacagcctggtgacagacggacggacggacggacagaggagcgaaaacaatagggtcccgtttcaccctttgggtacggaaccctaaaaaacgtgTCCAACCACCGAAACTTTTGTCGCAACGGTTTCATGCTGGCGGATTTTTGTCGCGAGTAACAAAAATGTGATTAAAAATGTGAAGGTGGCAAAATTCTGACGCTCTGTTTTAAAGCTATGTTTCTGTGTTTCTGTGTTTCTGCATGttagtgtgtatgtttgtgtgtgtgttgtgtgtgtgtacaCTGACCGCGTCATGCTTGTTCATGTGCGCGACCAGCTTGGCGCGGTGGTTGAAGCCGAGCACGCAGTGGGCGCAGCGGTACTGCTGGCCGGAGTACGCCGCGCTCGATAGCCCGCGTTGCCTTTCCGCCTCCACCTGGAACAAGGGTGGGACGATTCACAGCCAGCCCATACCCAGTACCATCAACCGATGACATGTATAATCGACTTCCAGCAAATTTTCGcagatgcaataaaaaaaaggttgaaATTCGTCATGCACTGTAAAGgaggtataatcatcggcacgaatcttgagcgctgaccttcacctgcgcagaagtgatttattagcaaagaaccagtcccgagtgacggctatgacgcgatgcgctgcgtgCCAATCAGCGCTTTACAACGCCCCCGCGCCgaacttcataccacaaaagggacccaataaatcacttctgcgcaggtgaaggtcagggctcaagattcgtgccgatgattatagtcTTTATTGTTCTGAAAGTTTCAAACAACGAAATGGGTCATACTTAAATGTCATTGGTTCGTAGTACATTTAACGCAACACTCAACTCaacttatttgtatttaaacGTTATTCAAAAAATCTTGACTTCTAAAAGGACCTGTTTGAACCGGCTTATTTGACCACCAATAAGGAGATCAAACAATCTgacaaaaatgaaattaaacctACTCCTTTTGGAATGTTACTGTCGTGAAGCCCCTTGAAATTGTTGCAAAAAGAACTTCCAACGGTATACCTctaaggcccggttgttcgaagctcggttacgtcaaggttagggttaaattctagttacagtaaaattaaccGGGGTTAAATTTAAAAAGCGTTGTTGAAcgttaaatctatactaatattatatagaggaaaactttgtttgtttgtttggttgtaatgaataggctcaaaaactactggaccgtttttaaaaattctttcaccattcgaaagctacattatccacgagtaacataggctatattttatcccggtacgggcagcagttaccacgggacgcgggtgaaaccgcgggaaaacggctagtttcataataaaaatgtcgccgtggtcaaaattgacaacggtcaaattttaactttaactttaccgtaacgtaCCAACAACCGGGCCTAAGACCTAAAAGGAGTCCTAAAAACTCAAGTCAGAGAACAAGATCCTTGCAAAAGTCTAGAGTCTACAAAATTCACTGACCTCTTCCCAGCTAAGTACAACACACTCGAGCATGCCGTCCGGCACATTCAGTTGCTTCAGCTTCAGCCTGACGCGCGGATTATCCACCACGCCCGGCGGCCTCTCGCGTTTCGGCCCAGGACACTTGCGACGGTCTATCTTAGGTAAGGCTGGAAATATGtccatttatttatatccacACATTTACGTCCACCAGCAAAGtggggggaggcctatgttcaggaGTGgaacgtcctatggctgagatgatgatgatgatatccacAGAAGCCTTTCAACAATTACATACATAAATGTCtgggtaggcttccagtctaactgatcTGTCAAATTCTCAACCCTATAATTCTTTTTcatatgggaaatcatcaaatgatcccttcCGCTGAGTGTgcagagtgtcagactcttactgactaaaacatcatgttccttctgaagctcTTTAtttgccagggccgcggtaactctttcaaacaatcgtgcagccccggcaggctttggccctggtgggccccactggggtttgctgtTTCTCTCTGAAACCCCATATACCTTGACAAGAcgttctggcttctgattacccgtaacgactgccaaagatgttcaaatgacagccgggattcACTAATATTACGTGTACTTAACTGTAGAAGGTTAGGCTGGAAGCTGACCCAAACATATTTGGGACAAGACAAGATATAGACAATTAACGCTCTATCTCTTACCAtcatctttcttcttcttcctccccCTCTTCTCCCCCGCCTCCTTCTTACTCCGCTTCTTGTGTAGCGGTTCATCATCAGACTCATTGAagtcatcttcttttgttttataactaaCGCTTATATCTAACTGGTTTGGTTGCGAGATCTCTGCTTTTAATACTGtctgcaaaaatattacacattcAAAATTGCCTGAAAATCTGAACTCTGAAAAAATTATGGAAGTTTCCAGAATGACCAGTTCACCACCCCTCCTGTGTGTTTTTTATGGGAAGAAGTGGCTATCTGTTAAGCTAGAACaactatttattatgaaaatcatGTCAATCAAGAAAACATGCCGCGgctctcgttacggtaaagATTACTCATACTTAAGATAATTCGTATACCAGTATTTAAATGTAGTGAATTTGTTTCACTTTTTCCAAAGGTATATTAGTAGAATcctaaagctgaagattttattAGCTTGACAGTTATTTCAGAATTACTGGACCGATTGGAAAAACCATTTCAGTGTAACATACCTTATTTATCGCTTTGTGgcttttcttaaactttcacaaagcagcccgtagtctgtaagttggtgattgattcacccgtgcatcgaaaagcacgtaaatgtcggtcctgcgcctgatctctttctggtcgtgtcggattgccgtcccatcgggttatgagagtgaaggaatagggagtgcacctgtgtctgagcAAATGCTCCTGCGccgctggctgatctccttaagtgagaacagccgccgtggccgaaaatcGGCCGTGGAAGCCATTACCTTAATTATCCAGGCTATAAGCTTTTTATCTCATCTTCTTAGTAACTAACATACCTTAAAATCCTCATCACCTCCCTGATCGTCATCATCCAGGTAACATCCGCCGTCATCCAGCCCATCTTCTACCTTTATAAACGCTAGCTCTTTGGGCGTAACATCTATCCTAGTCTTAACATCACTGACGGATGTGGGCGTTTTAGTGAAATTGTCGGTGGGCTCTGACGGCAGAGTAGACTGAGATGAGGCGAtctgcaatatttttaattagttactACAAGTAACAGGTCTTATGAATCTTGTGGGATACACGAAGATTATAAGGTTACATGAATATTGTTTGGTGAAAAATTTTCTAGTTGTTGCTAAGAAGAATATTACGTTTTGAGGAGCGTCGACGCTATGATTAAACTAAGTAcagtatactagcttccgcctgtgTAGAGTTCGgatatatcgcgtttccaagaaaactcttcaaaagtccgggataaaaactatcctatgttctttctcaaggtcaactctatctctgtaccaaattttattacaatcagttcagtggtttagacgtgaaagcgtaacagacagacagacagagttactttcgcatttataatattagtagggatgagtTGCAATAGGAAAGTTAAATCAGGTTATCAACGCATAAGTTTCATAGGTAACTGATGAGCATAGCATTTAATATTGGGAACTGcggttaatatattttatatatttacaacTGCCAGCGTGCCAGTATATCTTGGTACACTGGTCttatagtaataataattaactttagCGCAAAAATATACAGCATTTCGCCACACCTGCCAAAATATACTGGGCGCACTGTACAATTATATCCTAATTGGTCTTACgaatatgtacttacttttgAAGCAGTATTATAAAGAGAACAATGTATTTGCGTGTGTATAATCtagagtcatcatcatcctccgagccgtttcccaatcatgttggaatcggcttccagtgtaaccggattcagctgagtaccagtactttacaagaagcgactgcctatctgacctcctcaacccagttacccgggcaacccaatacgccttggttagactggtgtcagactaactggcttctgacccgtaacgactgccaaagatgttcaatcaatgacagccgggacctacagtttaacgtgccatccaaaacacagtcattggtgtctaagatatacttagaaagtacatacaaacttagaaaagttgcattggtacttgcctgacctggaatcgaacccgcgccctcatactcgagaggttggttctttgcctactaggccaccacgacttctggCATCCTTTAGGTATgc contains:
- the LOC124644591 gene encoding zinc finger protein 37 homolog isoform X1; protein product: MSDTPGYLDGVCEGCLSPERQQPVEITDIEIKKLFFEILNQAADQNIENLKLRLCSECKSSIKKFLTFRQQVQDAHEILSRHLIASSQSTLPSEPTDNFTKTPTSVSDVKTRIDVTPKELAFIKVEDGLDDGGCYLDDDDQGGDEDFKTVLKAEISQPNQLDISVSYKTKEDDFNESDDEPLHKKRSKKEAGEKRGRKKKKDDALPKIDRRKCPGPKRERPPGVVDNPRVRLKLKQLNVPDGMLECVVLSWEEVEAERQRGLSSAAYSGQQYRCAHCVLGFNHRAKLVAHMNKHDASAGPLECNVCHVRCKHAHALSAHKRRHRLRWRCTVCGHTMSRAGVAADHCSRRHTAPPPQHTCRLCGHTDALVCYVSLAKLRSHMKSHAERQRCELCGKTFRDRTSLRTHLFIHSGEKEFSCSRCDKRFLFKKAMQVHAMTHDAHANLYCYQCDVTFKNRMSYTQHMKYSLKHVDPAQLKYACTSCDKRFLKASRLHDHTLAVHLKATPVHCSVPGCSFACASRPVLRAHMRSRHRDSAPRRNHVCHTCGKAYLTKKSLEGHLRAHSGERPFRCSVCAASFGYEAALYNHTRLVHLKHKLGRSVPPPAPPAPDIP
- the LOC124644591 gene encoding zinc finger protein 37 homolog isoform X2, whose amino-acid sequence is MSDTPGYLDGVCEGCLSPERQQPVEITDIEIKKLFFEILNQAADQNIENLKLRLCSECKSSIKKFLTFRQQVQDAHEILSRHLIASSQSTLPSEPTDNFTKTPTSVSDVKTRIDVTPKELAFIKVEDGLDDGGCYLDDDDQGGDEDFKTVLKAEISQPNQLDISVSYKTKEDDFNESDDEPLHKKRSKKEAGEKRGRKKKKDDALPKIDRRKCPGPKRERPPGVVDNPRVRLKLKQLNVPDGMLECVVLSWEEVEAERQRGLSSAAYSGQQYRCAHCVLGFNHRAKLVAHMNKHDASAGPLECNVCHVRCKHAHALSAHKRRHRLRWRCTVCGHTMSRAGVAADHCSRRHTAPPPQHTCRLCGHTDASLAKLRSHMKSHAERQRCELCGKTFRDRTSLRTHLFIHSGEKEFSCSRCDKRFLFKKAMQVHAMTHDAHANLYCYQCDVTFKNRMSYTQHMKYSLKHVDPAQLKYACTSCDKRFLKASRLHDHTLAVHLKATPVHCSVPGCSFACASRPVLRAHMRSRHRDSAPRRNHVCHTCGKAYLTKKSLEGHLRAHSGERPFRCSVCAASFGYEAALYNHTRLVHLKHKLGRSVPPPAPPAPDIP
- the LOC124644591 gene encoding zinc finger protein 37 homolog isoform X3 translates to MRAPPLVTCLIASSQSTLPSEPTDNFTKTPTSVSDVKTRIDVTPKELAFIKVEDGLDDGGCYLDDDDQGGDEDFKTVLKAEISQPNQLDISVSYKTKEDDFNESDDEPLHKKRSKKEAGEKRGRKKKKDDALPKIDRRKCPGPKRERPPGVVDNPRVRLKLKQLNVPDGMLECVVLSWEEVEAERQRGLSSAAYSGQQYRCAHCVLGFNHRAKLVAHMNKHDASAGPLECNVCHVRCKHAHALSAHKRRHRLRWRCTVCGHTMSRAGVAADHCSRRHTAPPPQHTCRLCGHTDALVCYVSLAKLRSHMKSHAERQRCELCGKTFRDRTSLRTHLFIHSGEKEFSCSRCDKRFLFKKAMQVHAMTHDAHANLYCYQCDVTFKNRMSYTQHMKYSLKHVDPAQLKYACTSCDKRFLKASRLHDHTLAVHLKATPVHCSVPGCSFACASRPVLRAHMRSRHRDSAPRRNHVCHTCGKAYLTKKSLEGHLRAHSGERPFRCSVCAASFGYEAALYNHTRLVHLKHKLGRSVPPPAPPAPDIP